A portion of the Acidimicrobiales bacterium genome contains these proteins:
- a CDS encoding Calx-beta domain-containing protein, translating to MKSRPRARRHPVLAALVSSAMLAATLIALTQRPAAAAISAVRGDACGFYVNVGLFGGPQMLKGCGSGLPTSDIGYSPQVTLPTPNGSATALTALDADGARADYGPASIFAGKWPETVSTAPPSGPIDVSTKGTPSGGVVTSAVNIKLRSPADPDSPGGFGPGPVEGDELHASCKATATSVTGTVSIVNGILTKTTTPDGSPLLTEPIPASPAVNYTRSGVITNVGDVFTVVFNQQIVNADGSLTVNAFHMYLFGPTAVGESVGGQVTCGTTPSAIAPNDTVNPTCGIPVAEPVAPDDPTPQVPRKELVGVFDAGGLQSITNIQAVNATVQIGDPSSAYAYLKFTPGQTGPLAMTATRVDESQPMSWSFDATDVAGHTKHCKGVAGPTYLSVNDLSVTEGDSGTSNANFTLTRSGNLTGTSSVKWATATGTASTSDFTTVAITTVSFAAYETTKTLTVPIKGDLVDEPNETFKVNLSSPVGAIISDLSGTGTIVDNEGTVTPGPSTFLSVNDVSVMEGNTGVNVPAIFTVTRSGNTSGTTTVNYLTVDGSAVAASDYTAKPLTTLTFTAGQTTKTVTVTVTGDLTVESDETFTLKLSSPSGASISDKKGVGTIVNND from the coding sequence ATGAAGTCACGCCCGCGAGCTCGCCGACACCCCGTTCTGGCCGCCCTCGTTTCCTCGGCGATGCTGGCGGCGACGTTGATCGCGCTGACCCAGCGCCCGGCGGCAGCCGCCATCAGTGCCGTGCGGGGAGATGCGTGCGGCTTCTACGTCAACGTCGGGCTCTTCGGTGGGCCCCAGATGCTCAAGGGCTGCGGGTCGGGCCTTCCCACGAGCGACATCGGCTACAGCCCCCAGGTGACGCTGCCCACCCCCAACGGTTCGGCGACGGCGCTGACGGCGCTCGACGCCGACGGGGCGCGGGCCGACTACGGCCCCGCCTCCATCTTCGCCGGCAAGTGGCCCGAGACCGTGTCGACCGCTCCGCCGTCGGGCCCGATCGACGTGAGCACCAAGGGGACGCCTTCGGGCGGCGTGGTCACCAGCGCCGTGAACATCAAGCTGCGCTCGCCCGCCGATCCCGATTCCCCGGGTGGGTTCGGACCGGGGCCGGTCGAGGGTGACGAGCTGCATGCCTCGTGCAAGGCGACGGCGACGAGCGTGACCGGCACCGTGTCGATCGTGAACGGGATCCTCACCAAGACCACAACGCCCGACGGTTCGCCGCTCCTCACCGAGCCCATCCCTGCCAGCCCGGCGGTCAACTACACCCGCTCGGGCGTCATCACCAACGTGGGAGATGTGTTCACCGTCGTGTTCAACCAGCAGATCGTGAACGCCGACGGCTCGCTCACCGTCAACGCCTTCCACATGTACCTGTTCGGCCCGACGGCCGTGGGTGAGAGCGTCGGCGGCCAGGTCACCTGCGGCACCACGCCGTCGGCCATCGCGCCGAACGACACGGTGAACCCCACCTGCGGCATCCCGGTGGCCGAACCCGTGGCCCCGGACGACCCCACGCCCCAGGTGCCCCGCAAGGAGCTTGTCGGCGTGTTCGACGCAGGTGGTCTCCAGTCGATCACCAACATCCAGGCCGTGAACGCCACGGTGCAGATCGGAGACCCGAGCTCCGCGTACGCGTACCTGAAGTTCACGCCGGGCCAGACCGGGCCGCTGGCCATGACGGCGACGCGCGTCGACGAGTCGCAACCGATGTCGTGGTCGTTCGACGCCACGGACGTGGCGGGCCACACGAAGCACTGCAAGGGCGTGGCCGGACCCACCTACCTCTCGGTCAACGACCTGTCGGTCACCGAGGGTGACTCGGGGACGTCGAACGCCAACTTCACACTCACCCGCTCCGGGAACCTCACCGGCACCTCGTCGGTGAAATGGGCCACCGCCACGGGCACGGCGTCGACGAGCGACTTCACGACCGTCGCCATCACGACGGTCAGCTTCGCCGCCTACGAGACGACGAAGACGTTGACCGTCCCCATCAAGGGGGACCTGGTCGACGAGCCCAACGAGACGTTCAAGGTGAACCTGTCGTCGCCGGTCGGCGCCATCATCTCCGACCTGTCGGGAACGGGGACGATCGTCGACAACGAGGGCACCGTCACGCCGGGACCGAGCACCTTCCTGAGCGTCAACGACGTGTCGGTCATGGAGGGCAACACGGGCGTGAACGTCCCGGCCATCTTCACGGTCACCCGTTCCGGCAACACGTCCGGGACGACCACGGTCAACTACCTCACCGTCGACGGGTCCGCAGTGGCGGCCAGCGACTACACGGCCAAGCCGCTGACGACGCTCACCTTCACCGCCGGACAGACCACCAAGACGGTCACGGTCACGGTGACCGGCGACCTCACGGTCGAGTCCGACGAGACGTTCACCCTCAAGCTGTCGTCCCCGTCGGGCGCCTCCATCTCCGACAAGAAGGGCGTCGGCACCATCGT
- a CDS encoding LuxR C-terminal-related transcriptional regulator, with the protein MTSSWIENEGNPRDSLTLLTTAIGEHRPATGRHGEADQGTARRGYSRRRSTELPAPLSSFIGRHGDLAALADALSRSRLVTVCGPGGTGKTRVALELARQQMADDADAAWLLRSEPGAARDDLWMVELASVEDPTLVAQAVSTAVLPRGPGHGSRITDLVNHLRTRQALLVLDNCEHVVEACAALVSKLLQGCPGLRVLATSREPLGMNGERVHWLQPLDVPGPNDVDLEALSANEAVRLFAERAGDTCSGFTLTLEVAPAVAEICRRLDGLPLAIELAAARVSILSPQEIVARLDQTFRLLAGASAAVCARHQSLQAAFDWSHDLLSDAEAMMLRRTSVFAGGLSLAAAEAVCSGDGLAAEQILDLLGALVTKSLVAMEKVSTGRRFRMLETVRSFARAKLDEAGESASILARHVEWCLEWAAELEQGRAGPTQQAALEQLDVDRENFTAALTWARRSGDAETMLRLANSLTWFWEARGHLREGIAWLQGAQSAGDELPASVRAEALRNAGRFVHSLGDHTTGLTLVDRSVVLARQSGETEEVGECMCHDVLEMCRNPLHSIPMMEQQVARMRDDDDPKRLAHALCNLGQARFFRADAAGARACYAEVLGLRAGGINADAVDDAYFGLARAAFLTGDYDAVEPLLREVLDRSVRLGDGDGRSAALSLLGDLARARGESRLARALLGDALELARDAGLPLSIGRCELFLAGVEFADGDLDRAHELYARAAGRAAVGAPFPYHQVRCTLGLADAAAAAGDGDFAAQLYDDAYDSARSSGDDQGMARVYAGQSGVARMEGDFEAALQLRHQALELEEQIADLAAVTRSLEALAGLMAHGESFEKSARLFGAATRLRDRHGFARPKPYQHTHDDDVAHARRRLGDDVWELAWEQGWSLSIPEALSYARKGRGGRRRATTGLDSLTPAEREVVALVVTGLTNPEVGERLFISRRTVQHHLGHVYAKLGVNSRRELARIAAEADAEEDVDADDDGAGS; encoded by the coding sequence ATGACGTCTTCATGGATCGAGAACGAGGGGAATCCGCGTGATTCGCTGACGCTGCTGACCACCGCAATCGGCGAGCACCGGCCGGCCACCGGCCGCCACGGCGAGGCCGACCAGGGGACGGCGCGGCGGGGCTACAGCCGGCGACGGTCGACCGAGCTGCCTGCGCCGTTGAGCAGCTTCATCGGTCGCCACGGCGATCTGGCCGCGCTCGCCGACGCGCTGTCGCGGTCCCGTCTGGTCACGGTGTGCGGGCCTGGCGGCACAGGGAAGACTCGTGTCGCGCTCGAGCTGGCCAGGCAGCAGATGGCCGACGACGCCGACGCCGCCTGGCTCCTGCGGAGCGAGCCGGGAGCAGCCCGCGACGACCTGTGGATGGTCGAGCTGGCGTCCGTGGAGGATCCGACGCTCGTCGCCCAGGCCGTCTCCACCGCCGTCCTGCCGCGCGGCCCCGGTCACGGCTCACGGATCACGGATCTCGTCAACCACCTCCGCACCCGTCAGGCGCTGCTGGTCCTCGACAACTGCGAGCACGTCGTCGAGGCGTGTGCGGCGCTGGTGAGCAAGCTGCTCCAGGGGTGCCCCGGTCTGCGCGTCCTGGCCACCAGCCGCGAGCCGTTGGGGATGAACGGCGAGCGCGTCCACTGGCTCCAGCCCCTGGACGTCCCCGGTCCCAACGACGTCGACCTCGAGGCCCTGTCGGCCAACGAGGCCGTCCGGCTGTTCGCCGAACGCGCCGGCGACACGTGCTCGGGGTTCACGCTCACGCTCGAGGTGGCGCCGGCCGTGGCGGAGATCTGCCGCCGCCTCGACGGTCTCCCGCTCGCCATCGAGCTGGCCGCGGCGCGCGTCTCGATCCTGTCGCCGCAGGAGATCGTCGCCCGCCTCGACCAGACGTTCCGGCTCCTGGCCGGCGCCAGCGCGGCCGTCTGCGCCCGCCACCAGAGTCTGCAGGCGGCGTTCGACTGGAGCCACGACCTTCTGAGCGACGCCGAGGCCATGATGCTGCGGCGGACATCGGTGTTTGCCGGTGGGTTGTCGCTGGCGGCGGCCGAGGCCGTGTGCAGCGGCGACGGTCTTGCTGCCGAGCAGATCCTCGACCTGCTCGGGGCGCTCGTGACGAAGTCGCTGGTCGCCATGGAGAAGGTGAGCACCGGCCGGCGGTTCCGCATGCTGGAGACGGTGCGTTCGTTCGCTCGCGCCAAGCTCGACGAGGCCGGCGAATCGGCCAGCATCCTGGCCCGCCACGTGGAGTGGTGCCTGGAGTGGGCGGCCGAGCTCGAGCAGGGTCGGGCCGGCCCGACCCAGCAGGCGGCGCTGGAGCAGCTCGACGTGGACCGCGAGAACTTCACCGCCGCCCTCACCTGGGCCCGCCGATCCGGCGATGCGGAGACGATGCTCCGGTTGGCCAACTCGCTCACCTGGTTCTGGGAGGCACGCGGGCACCTGCGGGAGGGCATCGCCTGGTTGCAGGGCGCCCAGTCGGCCGGCGACGAGCTGCCGGCCTCGGTGCGGGCCGAAGCGCTGCGGAACGCCGGCCGGTTCGTGCACTCGCTGGGCGATCACACCACCGGCCTGACGCTCGTCGACCGCAGCGTCGTGCTCGCCCGCCAGAGCGGCGAGACCGAGGAAGTCGGCGAGTGCATGTGCCACGACGTGCTCGAGATGTGCAGGAACCCGCTGCACTCGATTCCGATGATGGAGCAGCAGGTCGCCCGGATGCGGGACGACGACGACCCCAAGCGCCTCGCCCACGCGCTGTGCAACCTGGGGCAGGCCCGGTTCTTCCGTGCCGACGCGGCCGGGGCGCGCGCCTGCTACGCCGAGGTCCTCGGTCTCCGCGCCGGCGGGATCAACGCCGACGCGGTGGACGATGCGTACTTCGGTCTGGCCCGGGCCGCCTTCCTCACCGGCGACTACGACGCCGTCGAGCCGCTGCTGCGGGAGGTGCTCGACCGCTCGGTACGCCTGGGCGACGGTGACGGGCGCAGCGCGGCGTTGAGCCTTCTGGGCGACCTGGCCCGGGCGAGAGGCGAGAGCCGCCTCGCTCGGGCCCTGCTCGGCGACGCGCTGGAGCTGGCGCGCGACGCCGGGCTCCCGCTGTCCATCGGCCGCTGCGAGCTCTTCCTGGCCGGCGTGGAGTTCGCCGACGGAGATCTCGACCGGGCCCACGAGCTGTACGCGCGGGCGGCTGGGCGGGCCGCGGTCGGCGCACCCTTCCCGTACCACCAGGTCCGCTGCACGCTCGGGCTGGCCGACGCCGCCGCCGCCGCCGGCGACGGCGATTTCGCGGCCCAGCTCTACGACGACGCGTATGACAGCGCCCGCAGCAGCGGTGACGATCAGGGCATGGCGCGCGTCTACGCCGGCCAGTCCGGCGTCGCCCGCATGGAGGGCGACTTCGAGGCCGCGCTCCAGCTGCGCCATCAGGCCCTCGAGCTGGAGGAGCAGATCGCAGACCTGGCCGCCGTCACCCGGTCGCTGGAGGCACTGGCGGGGTTGATGGCGCACGGGGAGTCCTTCGAGAAGAGCGCCCGGCTGTTCGGCGCCGCCACCAGGCTCCGCGACCGGCACGGCTTCGCCCGGCCCAAGCCCTACCAGCACACGCACGACGACGACGTGGCGCACGCCCGCCGCCGCTTGGGCGACGACGTGTGGGAGCTGGCCTGGGAGCAGGGGTGGAGCCTGTCGATCCCCGAGGCGCTGTCCTACGCCCGCAAGGGCAGAGGTGGGCGTCGCCGAGCCACCACCGGTCTCGACAGCCTCACCCCGGCCGAGCGGGAGGTCGTGGCCCTCGTCGTCACGGGTCTCACGAACCCCGAGGTCGGCGAGCGCCTGTTCATCTCCCGCCGCACCGTGCAGCATCACCTCGGGCACGTCTACGCCAAGCTGGGCGTCAACTCCCGGCGGGAGCTCGCCCGCATCGCCGCCGAGGCAGACGCAGAGGAAGACGTCGACGCAGACGATGACGGGGCCGGCTCCTGA
- a CDS encoding ABC transporter ATP-binding protein: protein MNGDAGSGPLVAVSDLAVRFGGEVDAVRGVSFTLDRGESLAIVGESGSGKSTLALCLAGLVQPPEASGSVRVDGVEMFGASDEALRSVRWATVALALQGAPFNPVVTIGQQVAEPMVDRLGLRSGEARRRAAELAGEVLLDPALLDRYPHELSGGQRRRASLAAVLALDPALVVLDEPTAGLDPATRRELVERIVGLRAGRGFALIVISHDLPDAASLADRTMVMYAGEVMEEGTTGRVVAEPAHPYSWALVNAYPVMTTTKDLRPIRGRAPDPRAVPGGCPYHPRCTQAEALCADAHPDLQPSRDRRVLCHFGGLKTLLSARAVTKTFGRGRGAVAALAGVSIEVREGESVGIVGPSGSGKSTLARILSGHLAADSGEVVLEGEPLPSTWRGEHRSRRRRVQLVMQDPADALSPRLCVADLVREPLDIAGAGDDRERRALVAEALEGVGLPGTGSFLDVRTHELSGGQLQRIALARALVMGPKLLVADEPTAMLDASEQARLLVVLRERQVEMGLGLVLVSHDLAVVRKVTDRTVVLDEGRVVEEGPSSIVSTTPQSDTARRLVDASPAFRPAVIELSTS from the coding sequence GTGAACGGCGACGCCGGCTCCGGGCCGCTGGTCGCCGTATCCGATCTGGCCGTTCGCTTCGGGGGCGAGGTCGACGCCGTCCGCGGCGTCAGCTTCACCCTCGATCGTGGTGAGTCGCTGGCCATCGTCGGCGAGAGCGGGTCGGGAAAGTCCACCCTCGCCCTGTGCCTGGCCGGGCTGGTGCAGCCGCCGGAGGCGAGCGGAAGCGTCCGGGTGGACGGCGTCGAGATGTTCGGGGCGTCCGACGAGGCGTTGCGCTCGGTGCGCTGGGCGACGGTGGCACTCGCGCTCCAGGGCGCGCCGTTCAACCCGGTCGTCACCATCGGGCAGCAGGTGGCCGAACCGATGGTCGACCGCCTCGGGTTGCGCAGTGGCGAGGCTCGACGCCGGGCGGCCGAGCTGGCCGGCGAGGTGCTGCTCGATCCCGCGCTGCTGGACCGGTACCCGCACGAGTTGTCAGGCGGGCAGCGGCGCCGGGCCAGCCTGGCCGCCGTGCTCGCCCTCGATCCCGCCCTGGTGGTGCTCGACGAGCCGACCGCCGGTCTGGATCCGGCCACCCGCAGGGAGCTGGTCGAACGGATCGTCGGCCTCCGGGCCGGGCGCGGGTTCGCCCTCATCGTGATCTCCCACGACCTGCCGGATGCCGCCAGCCTGGCCGACCGGACCATGGTGATGTACGCCGGCGAGGTGATGGAGGAGGGGACCACCGGCCGCGTGGTGGCCGAGCCCGCCCATCCCTACAGCTGGGCCCTCGTCAACGCCTACCCGGTGATGACGACGACGAAGGACCTCCGGCCGATACGTGGGCGCGCCCCCGATCCCCGTGCCGTCCCGGGCGGCTGTCCGTACCACCCGAGGTGCACCCAGGCCGAAGCCCTGTGCGCCGACGCCCACCCCGACCTGCAGCCGTCGCGTGACCGCCGGGTCCTGTGCCACTTCGGCGGGTTGAAGACGCTGCTGTCCGCTCGCGCCGTCACCAAGACCTTCGGGCGCGGCCGTGGCGCCGTCGCAGCCTTGGCGGGCGTGTCGATCGAGGTCCGCGAAGGTGAGTCCGTCGGGATCGTCGGGCCGTCGGGGAGTGGGAAGTCCACGCTGGCCCGCATCCTGTCGGGGCACCTGGCCGCCGACTCGGGCGAGGTGGTGCTGGAAGGAGAGCCACTTCCCAGCACGTGGCGCGGTGAGCACCGGTCCCGGCGGCGCCGGGTCCAGCTCGTGATGCAGGACCCGGCGGATGCGCTGTCCCCCCGGTTGTGCGTGGCCGACCTCGTCCGGGAACCGCTCGACATCGCCGGCGCCGGCGACGACCGGGAGCGGCGGGCGCTGGTGGCCGAGGCACTGGAGGGCGTCGGGCTGCCGGGGACCGGATCGTTCCTCGACGTGCGCACGCACGAGCTCTCGGGTGGTCAGCTCCAGCGGATTGCGCTGGCGAGGGCTCTCGTCATGGGGCCGAAGCTGCTCGTGGCGGATGAGCCCACGGCCATGCTCGACGCGTCGGAACAGGCCCGCCTCCTGGTGGTGCTCCGGGAGCGACAGGTGGAGATGGGACTGGGCCTGGTCCTCGTCTCCCACGATCTCGCCGTCGTCCGGAAGGTGACGGATCGCACGGTGGTCCTCGACGAGGGACGGGTGGTGGAGGAGGGCCCGTCGTCGATCGTCTCCACCACGCCGCAGAGCGATACGGCGCGCCGACTCGTCGATGCCTCGCCGGCATTTCGACCGGCCGTCATCGAGCTCAGTACGTCCTGA
- a CDS encoding ABC transporter ATP-binding protein, which yields MKARPWTSPVLHTLRLLPRASRPLTAWVAALVVLTAALPATFAVAGGALVGAIDAAVAGGWDSAGGHRLIAAIAGVAALFVLQQLSGPSLRAVADGLGRRVEGRLRERVMAAALAPPGVAHLEDPDVVDRVSDAQSIGTGRTTVTDAVVGMAAVSSNTLAGVLAGAVLAVYRWQVALGLLGVYAAMTWVRADQLRRTAGALRGHARRFRRCLYFRDVGLTPGPAKELRIFGLGPWLTERFVDEWETAMAGFWRDRPRGRWVPPACAVLVGSGLIVTYGLLGRSAARGEISLGQLTTFAGAATGMAALSSVGMDNLNIGYGTAAVPAALELEEIVARPRFELPGSRPADGLPATAIRFEGVSFRYPGRPDDVFSGLDLTIPAGRSLAVVGANGAGKTTLVKLLARLYDPSGGRITVDGADLADLDPHAWHRRIAALFQDFVHYELSAADNIAFGHPAGGRDRSAVAAAAERAGAAEIVGGLPDGWDTVLSRRTAGGVDLSGGQWQRVALARAMFAVGAGASVLILDEPTAAVDVRSEAAFYDRFLQLTAGLTTVVISHRFSTVRRADQIAVLEGGVVAETGDHASLMAAAGRYARMFTLQSAHLETAHTEGTGG from the coding sequence GTGAAGGCGAGGCCCTGGACGTCGCCGGTCCTCCACACGCTGCGGCTCCTGCCGCGGGCGAGCAGGCCCCTGACCGCCTGGGTCGCCGCCCTGGTGGTGCTCACCGCCGCCCTGCCCGCCACGTTCGCGGTCGCCGGAGGTGCGCTGGTCGGAGCCATCGACGCGGCAGTGGCCGGTGGGTGGGACTCGGCCGGCGGCCACCGGCTGATCGCCGCCATCGCCGGCGTCGCCGCCCTGTTCGTCCTCCAGCAGCTGAGCGGGCCCTCCCTGCGTGCGGTGGCCGACGGCCTCGGGCGGCGCGTGGAGGGACGCCTCCGAGAGCGGGTCATGGCCGCCGCCCTCGCGCCACCGGGCGTCGCCCACCTGGAGGATCCCGACGTCGTCGACCGCGTCTCCGACGCCCAGAGCATCGGCACCGGGCGCACCACCGTCACCGACGCGGTGGTCGGCATGGCCGCCGTCTCGTCGAACACGCTGGCCGGGGTCCTCGCCGGTGCCGTGCTGGCCGTGTACCGATGGCAGGTGGCGCTGGGGCTGCTCGGCGTCTACGCGGCCATGACCTGGGTGCGGGCCGACCAGCTCCGCCGCACGGCCGGCGCTCTCCGGGGCCACGCCCGGCGCTTCCGGCGCTGCCTGTACTTCCGCGACGTCGGCCTCACACCGGGCCCGGCCAAGGAGCTTCGCATCTTCGGTCTCGGCCCGTGGCTCACCGAGCGCTTCGTGGACGAGTGGGAGACGGCCATGGCCGGCTTCTGGCGGGACCGGCCGCGCGGGCGATGGGTCCCGCCGGCGTGCGCGGTGCTGGTCGGCAGCGGCCTCATCGTCACCTATGGGCTCCTCGGCCGCTCGGCCGCCCGCGGCGAGATCAGCCTGGGCCAGCTGACCACGTTCGCCGGTGCGGCCACGGGAATGGCGGCGCTCTCCAGCGTGGGGATGGACAACCTCAACATCGGCTATGGCACCGCCGCCGTCCCCGCCGCCCTGGAGCTGGAGGAGATCGTCGCTCGGCCGCGGTTCGAGCTGCCCGGCAGCCGGCCCGCCGACGGCCTGCCGGCGACGGCGATCCGCTTCGAAGGCGTCTCCTTCCGCTATCCCGGCCGCCCCGACGACGTGTTCTCGGGCCTCGACCTCACCATCCCCGCCGGGCGGTCGCTGGCCGTCGTCGGCGCCAACGGCGCCGGGAAGACGACGCTGGTGAAGCTGCTCGCCCGCCTGTACGACCCGTCCGGCGGGCGGATCACGGTGGACGGCGCGGACCTGGCCGACCTCGACCCGCATGCCTGGCACCGTCGCATCGCCGCCCTCTTCCAGGACTTCGTCCACTACGAGCTCTCCGCCGCCGACAACATCGCCTTCGGGCATCCGGCCGGCGGCAGGGACCGCTCCGCCGTGGCGGCCGCCGCCGAGCGGGCCGGCGCGGCGGAGATCGTCGGGGGGCTCCCGGACGGGTGGGACACCGTGCTCTCCCGGCGGACAGCCGGCGGTGTCGACCTGTCGGGCGGGCAGTGGCAGCGCGTTGCCCTCGCCCGCGCCATGTTCGCGGTGGGCGCCGGCGCCTCGGTCCTGATCCTCGACGAACCCACCGCCGCCGTCGACGTTCGGTCCGAAGCGGCGTTCTACGACCGCTTCCTCCAGTTGACCGCCGGCCTCACGACGGTCGTGATCTCCCACCGCTTCTCGACCGTGCGCCGGGCCGACCAGATCGCCGTGCTCGAGGGCGGTGTGGTCGCCGAGACGGGTGACCACGCCTCGCTGATGGCGGCTGCGGGCCGGTACGCCCGGATGTTCACCCTCCAGTCCGCCCACCTGGAGACGGCTCACACCGAGGGCACCGGTGGGTAG
- a CDS encoding ABC transporter ATP-binding protein — MGSARRAWGLAVATAFRADPWRATGVLVLSTAASLAGVLGAFWLRYLVDAAVTGDEVAAFTGAAGIAVSAALALLARAAVTRMQFPLKEKTGLYLDRRIVAMVAGITTVEHHERPGYLDRLDVLRREMPALGFAGMQAAGAVALVVQVLATGFLLVSVDPVLLAIPVFALPSLWAGPRAERIRSEALDRAGEPARRARHLFELATSPQAAKELRVFGAGDELLHRHQEDWAAADRLVDGAARRALAWTASGWLLFSLGYAGAIALVVTKAVNGHASPGDVVLALALVAQVNAEVSAAATTMTTFARILEVARRYLWLEDYARARTPRASLAPPDRLAGGIELRGITFRYEGTDVDVLSDVDLVLPAGATVAIVGANGAGKSTLVKLLCRFYEPSAGSITVDGTDLSSIDAAEWRRRMSAGFQDFTRLELRAGQTVGVGDLPFVDDAAAIAAALERAASTDLVAALPSGLATQLGASYDGGVELSGGQWQKLALARAMMRPAPLLLVLDEPTAALDAETEHRLFGRFAAANSAMAARNGAITLLVSHRFSTVRGADRIVVLDGGRVTASGTHDQLMAAGGLYAELYELQGRAYR, encoded by the coding sequence GTGGGTAGCGCCCGGCGGGCCTGGGGACTCGCCGTGGCCACCGCCTTTCGCGCCGATCCCTGGCGGGCGACCGGCGTGCTCGTCCTGTCGACGGCTGCGTCGCTGGCCGGTGTGCTCGGTGCCTTCTGGCTGCGCTACCTGGTCGACGCCGCCGTGACCGGTGACGAGGTAGCCGCCTTCACCGGCGCGGCAGGCATCGCCGTGTCGGCTGCCCTGGCCCTGCTGGCACGCGCCGCCGTCACCCGGATGCAGTTCCCCCTGAAGGAGAAGACGGGGCTGTACCTCGACCGGCGGATCGTCGCCATGGTGGCCGGGATCACCACGGTCGAGCACCACGAGCGCCCCGGGTACCTCGACCGGCTGGACGTGCTGCGCCGGGAGATGCCCGCCCTCGGCTTCGCCGGGATGCAGGCGGCCGGTGCCGTGGCCCTCGTCGTCCAGGTCCTGGCGACCGGGTTCCTGTTGGTCTCCGTGGATCCCGTGCTCCTCGCCATCCCGGTGTTCGCCCTTCCGTCGCTGTGGGCCGGCCCGAGGGCGGAGCGGATCCGTTCCGAGGCGCTCGACCGGGCCGGCGAACCGGCCCGGCGGGCCCGGCACCTCTTCGAGCTGGCCACGTCACCGCAGGCGGCGAAGGAGCTTCGGGTCTTCGGGGCCGGCGACGAGCTGCTGCACCGCCACCAGGAGGACTGGGCCGCCGCCGACCGGCTCGTCGATGGCGCGGCCCGACGGGCGCTGGCGTGGACGGCGTCCGGCTGGTTGCTCTTCAGTCTGGGGTACGCCGGCGCCATCGCGCTGGTCGTGACGAAGGCGGTCAACGGCCACGCGTCCCCCGGCGACGTCGTGCTGGCCCTGGCCCTGGTCGCCCAGGTCAACGCCGAGGTCAGCGCGGCAGCGACGACGATGACCACGTTCGCCAGGATCCTGGAGGTGGCGAGGCGGTATCTGTGGCTGGAGGACTACGCCCGGGCCCGGACGCCCAGGGCGTCGCTCGCCCCGCCCGACCGCCTGGCCGGCGGGATCGAGCTGCGGGGCATCACGTTCCGCTACGAGGGCACCGACGTCGACGTGCTGTCCGACGTGGATTTGGTGCTGCCAGCAGGGGCCACCGTCGCCATCGTCGGCGCCAACGGCGCCGGCAAATCCACCCTGGTGAAGCTGCTGTGCAGGTTCTACGAGCCGTCGGCCGGGTCGATCACCGTCGACGGGACGGACCTGTCCTCCATCGACGCCGCCGAGTGGCGCCGGCGCATGAGTGCCGGCTTCCAGGACTTCACCCGCCTGGAGCTGCGTGCCGGGCAGACGGTCGGCGTGGGTGACCTGCCGTTCGTGGACGACGCCGCCGCCATCGCCGCCGCCCTCGAACGAGCCGCCTCCACCGACCTCGTCGCCGCCCTCCCCTCCGGGCTGGCCACGCAGCTGGGCGCCAGCTACGACGGCGGGGTCGAGCTCTCCGGCGGGCAATGGCAGAAGCTGGCGCTGGCCCGGGCCATGATGCGGCCGGCGCCGCTCCTCCTCGTGCTGGACGAGCCGACCGCCGCGCTCGATGCGGAGACCGAGCACCGGCTGTTCGGGCGCTTCGCGGCGGCCAATTCGGCCATGGCGGCGCGAAACGGGGCCATCACGCTGCTGGTGTCCCACCGGTTCTCGACCGTGCGCGGCGCCGACCGGATCGTGGTGCTCGACGGCGGGCGCGTCACCGCCAGCGGCACCCACGACCAGCTGATGGCGGCGGGCGGCCTGTACGCGGAGCTGTACGAGCTCCAGGGCCGCGCCTACCGCTGA